A section of the Xylanibacillus composti genome encodes:
- a CDS encoding cache domain-containing sensor histidine kinase, whose amino-acid sequence MIRKLIRKLNDMKLRNKMILSYIVAVIVPLMLIGFFMVNAYRQMALDNAYEQSNQNVERVKQRTAEALGVPMDLSHRISLDAKLEELANRAYQSHYEITEAYQQYDTFRTYLDFNQEINSIKLYIDNPTLLNNWEFYPLDAVTAQTFWYQSAIQNVGRIGWYYFKESHYFSKDSLSLVRSIYFRAYNKTGVLLIGLDTNYLNSILRQEPFDTILLDEHQVVVASNLPGMLGARLEETDLGEISGLSPGAYEMSVKGERSKVFVEAIMPENSYNQLQIATILPINSIVGDADRIGTIGFTVIAVSFAVSVILISLICMMLTKRFLRLSKQIGKVSIGNFNSVIEVDGHDEIGQISRQFNQMVYSIKNLMEEIRTSQEQQNQLELRQNEIKLKMLASQINPHFLYNALESIRMKAHIRGEKEIAQTVKTLGKLMRKNLEITGRPIALKEELEIVRCYLEIQKFRHDARLAYRIDVEPAANAVELPPLIIQPLVENAVIHGLEGMHQGGMIAVCAALTDGHLQVEVRDNGSGMPSDKLEEIQQAIGDQEAQRIGLHNVQQRLRLTYGQAYGLQIESGVGKGTTIRLRIPMEV is encoded by the coding sequence ATGATCCGTAAGCTCATACGCAAGCTGAATGATATGAAGCTGCGCAACAAAATGATCCTTTCCTATATTGTTGCGGTAATTGTGCCGCTGATGCTGATCGGCTTCTTTATGGTGAATGCGTACCGGCAGATGGCGCTGGACAACGCATACGAGCAGAGCAATCAGAACGTGGAACGGGTCAAGCAGCGAACGGCTGAGGCGCTGGGAGTGCCGATGGACTTGTCGCACCGGATCTCGCTGGACGCGAAGCTGGAGGAACTGGCAAATCGGGCATACCAGAGCCATTACGAGATCACCGAAGCCTATCAGCAGTACGATACCTTTCGCACATATCTCGACTTTAACCAAGAGATTAACAGCATCAAGCTGTACATCGACAACCCTACCTTGCTCAACAACTGGGAGTTCTATCCCTTGGATGCCGTGACTGCGCAGACATTCTGGTACCAGTCCGCCATCCAGAACGTGGGGCGAATCGGGTGGTATTATTTCAAAGAATCCCATTATTTCTCCAAGGACTCCTTAAGCCTGGTGCGCAGCATTTATTTCCGCGCATATAACAAAACGGGCGTCCTGCTGATCGGGCTGGATACCAACTACTTGAACTCGATCCTGCGCCAGGAGCCGTTCGATACGATACTGCTGGACGAGCATCAGGTTGTGGTTGCCTCCAATCTTCCAGGCATGCTTGGTGCGAGACTGGAGGAAACAGACCTGGGCGAAATTTCCGGACTGTCGCCAGGGGCTTACGAGATGAGCGTGAAGGGAGAGCGCTCGAAGGTGTTTGTGGAGGCAATTATGCCGGAGAACAGCTACAACCAGCTGCAAATTGCAACGATCCTGCCGATCAACAGCATAGTCGGCGATGCCGATCGGATCGGTACGATCGGCTTTACGGTAATCGCGGTCAGCTTTGCCGTTTCCGTCATTCTTATCTCGCTCATATGCATGATGCTGACGAAGCGTTTCCTGCGGCTGAGCAAGCAGATTGGCAAGGTTTCGATCGGCAACTTCAATTCTGTCATCGAAGTGGACGGACATGACGAAATTGGGCAAATCTCGAGACAATTCAACCAGATGGTATACAGCATCAAAAATTTGATGGAGGAAATTCGGACTTCCCAGGAGCAGCAAAATCAGCTAGAGCTGAGGCAGAACGAAATCAAGCTGAAGATGCTCGCCAGCCAGATCAACCCGCATTTCCTGTACAATGCGCTTGAGTCGATCCGCATGAAGGCGCATATTCGCGGGGAGAAGGAAATCGCGCAAACGGTGAAAACGCTCGGCAAGCTGATGCGCAAAAACCTGGAAATTACAGGCAGGCCCATCGCGTTGAAAGAGGAGCTCGAGATTGTGCGCTGTTATCTGGAAATCCAGAAGTTCAGGCATGACGCAAGGCTTGCTTACCGGATTGACGTCGAGCCTGCTGCGAATGCTGTGGAGCTGCCTCCATTGATCATTCAGCCATTGGTAGAAAACGCCGTCATTCACGGCTTGGAAGGAATGCATCAAGGAGGGATGATCGCCGTATGCGCAGCCTTGACGGATGGGCATCTGCAGGTTGAGGTGAGGGACAACGGCAGCGGGATGCCGTCGGACAAGCTGGAGGAAATTCAGCAGGCCATCGGAGATCAGGAAGCCCAGAGAATCGGGCTGCACAACGTTCAGCAACGGCTGCGGTTGACCTATGGACAAGCGTACGGGCTGCAAATCGAGAGCGGGGTCGGGAAGGGAACGACGATTCGGCTTCGCATCCCCATGGAGGTGTAG
- a CDS encoding response regulator transcription factor produces MFTVMIVDDEPLIREGLQTIIDWEEQGFAIGAVAVDGKDALDKLERCSPHLMIVDIRMPGLDGLELMQMVREKYRAMRFLILSGYADFEYARKAMMVGADGYILKPVDEDELIEHLTAVRKTLEQQARENRALRGKEAWLQAILTEEDPELPPQDVLEQLDLHWPHYQVLLIQVADPVEANGLQPVSVHRVIAERVQQEQLGCVFDAAPYMAVLLRHSYRSELQLGLLRDKFQRAVGRQAGHLAMAAGSPVDSLRQIRHSYEEAVCWMQQRFFLEDDGVASVYTAGRQQEREAGSRLIDVGELANQLSYALGIGSGEGAARLLDQTAAAMRDAGMSELEVKLAFVRMLTTAIHKSSMQQAERDAAREDKLAWLGGIHSQPTLNRLLHYVKAHVEPFAAASGKDSSDLIVRQMIDLIQRHYRDHLKLESLGDVFNYNSAYLGKLFKSRTGEYFNTYLDMVRIEKAKELLEAGMKVYQAAEQVGYTNVDYFHTKFKKYTGVSPSAYKKKS; encoded by the coding sequence GTGTTTACGGTTATGATTGTGGACGATGAGCCGCTCATTCGCGAAGGCTTGCAGACGATCATAGATTGGGAGGAGCAGGGTTTCGCAATAGGCGCGGTTGCGGTAGACGGCAAGGATGCGCTGGACAAGCTGGAGCGCTGTTCCCCGCATCTGATGATTGTCGATATTCGCATGCCCGGTCTCGACGGGCTGGAGCTGATGCAGATGGTCAGGGAGAAGTATCGCGCTATGCGTTTTCTCATCTTGAGCGGCTATGCGGATTTCGAGTACGCGCGAAAAGCGATGATGGTCGGCGCGGACGGCTATATACTTAAGCCGGTGGATGAGGATGAGCTAATCGAGCACTTGACTGCTGTGCGCAAGACGCTGGAGCAGCAGGCCAGGGAGAACCGCGCCCTGCGGGGCAAGGAGGCTTGGCTGCAGGCGATCCTGACCGAGGAAGATCCGGAGCTTCCGCCGCAGGACGTGCTGGAGCAGCTGGATTTGCACTGGCCGCATTATCAAGTGCTGCTTATTCAGGTCGCGGACCCGGTTGAAGCGAATGGGCTGCAGCCGGTATCCGTGCATAGAGTCATCGCGGAGCGGGTGCAGCAGGAGCAGCTGGGCTGCGTCTTTGATGCCGCTCCTTACATGGCTGTGCTGCTGCGCCATTCGTACAGATCGGAGCTGCAGCTGGGCTTGCTGCGGGACAAATTCCAGCGGGCAGTCGGGAGGCAGGCGGGTCATCTCGCGATGGCTGCCGGCTCTCCAGTGGACAGCCTCCGGCAGATCCGGCACTCTTATGAGGAAGCCGTGTGCTGGATGCAGCAAAGATTTTTCCTGGAGGATGACGGTGTGGCGAGCGTCTATACAGCCGGAAGGCAGCAGGAGAGGGAAGCCGGAAGCCGGCTTATCGATGTGGGTGAGTTGGCCAATCAGCTGTCCTACGCGCTCGGCATCGGGAGCGGGGAAGGGGCTGCCCGATTGCTGGACCAAACCGCCGCTGCGATGCGTGATGCGGGGATGTCTGAGCTGGAGGTGAAGCTTGCATTCGTACGGATGCTGACGACGGCCATCCATAAGTCATCCATGCAGCAAGCCGAGCGGGACGCCGCCCGCGAAGACAAGCTGGCCTGGCTTGGCGGCATTCATAGCCAGCCCACGCTCAACCGGCTGCTGCACTATGTGAAAGCGCACGTTGAACCATTCGCGGCAGCGAGCGGGAAGGATTCGTCCGACCTGATAGTCAGGCAGATGATCGATTTGATCCAGCGGCATTATCGGGACCACCTGAAGCTGGAATCGCTTGGCGATGTGTTCAATTACAACAGCGCCTATTTGGGGAAGCTGTTCAAGAGCCGGACAGGCGAATATTTCAATACGTACTTGGACATGGTGCGCATAGAGAAGGCGAAGGAGTTGCTGGAAGCAGGCATGAAGGTGTATCAGGCGGCCGAGCAAGTCGGATACACGAATGTGGATTATTTTCATACGAAATTCAAAAAGTACACAGGCGTTTCGCCCTCGGCATACAAGAAAAAATCATAG
- a CDS encoding ABC transporter substrate-binding protein, giving the protein MKFKVVKAAGLLVIASMLAFAVGCNTGNQAGNQPTGNNGNASSNANGEGDALEPITFTAFFPDPNNEWNNMEDDIGKVLQEKTGVTLDIEFAVGDPDQKINLIAASGEYPDLIAPKGTSGTLVEAGALLDLTDLINEHAPNIKKMIGDQMDRLKYSSEDESIYFIPNLETIDHQSFDATGTFNLQHAVVKELGYPEINTLQDYENAIKAYKEKYPEIDGQPTIGVTLIAEDWRSLISVTNPAFIATGAPDDGEFYIDPETYEAIVHYKRPEEREYFRWLNHMNNIGLLDPESFVQKYDQYKAKIASGRVLGTIDQKWQIQEAENALKAAGKPERAYGHYNVTLDGTYKTASFMPTGFSGGQGIGITVDCKDPVRAIKFLDYLASEEGQILVNWGVEGVTYDVIDGKRVLKPEIAELKRNDGNTYKKTTGIGNYLLSLRYGDGVQDSTGNYFTQSFPEEVRNNYTDIEKEILAAYGKEFWKDFFPDEEEFEVSPWGRAWNLNIPADSEYTVIKAKFDELVDKRIAEAVLAKPEEFDAIYDAMLDDFERIDVPKMEAEFSKHLKARLDLWGVTK; this is encoded by the coding sequence ATGAAATTCAAGGTGGTCAAAGCGGCAGGCTTGCTGGTGATCGCTTCCATGCTGGCTTTTGCAGTCGGCTGCAACACCGGCAATCAGGCGGGGAACCAGCCGACCGGCAACAACGGCAATGCTTCCTCGAATGCGAACGGGGAGGGCGATGCGCTGGAGCCGATTACGTTCACGGCCTTCTTCCCCGATCCGAACAACGAATGGAACAACATGGAGGACGATATCGGGAAGGTATTGCAGGAGAAGACAGGCGTCACCCTCGATATCGAATTTGCAGTGGGAGATCCGGATCAGAAGATCAATCTGATTGCGGCTTCCGGCGAATATCCGGACCTCATCGCGCCGAAGGGAACGAGCGGAACGCTGGTCGAAGCGGGAGCCTTGCTGGACTTGACGGATCTGATTAACGAGCATGCGCCGAACATCAAGAAGATGATTGGCGACCAGATGGACCGGTTGAAGTACAGCAGCGAGGATGAATCCATCTATTTTATTCCGAACCTGGAGACGATCGACCATCAGAGCTTCGACGCGACCGGCACCTTCAATCTGCAGCACGCGGTTGTGAAGGAGCTGGGTTACCCGGAAATTAATACGTTGCAGGATTACGAGAATGCGATCAAGGCTTACAAGGAGAAATATCCGGAAATCGACGGGCAGCCTACGATTGGCGTTACGCTGATCGCCGAGGATTGGCGCAGCCTCATCTCGGTGACGAACCCGGCCTTTATCGCCACGGGCGCGCCGGATGACGGAGAATTCTACATCGATCCCGAAACCTATGAGGCAATTGTCCATTACAAGCGTCCGGAAGAGCGGGAATATTTCCGCTGGCTGAATCATATGAACAATATCGGGCTGCTAGATCCCGAAAGCTTCGTCCAGAAGTACGATCAATACAAGGCGAAGATTGCGAGCGGCCGCGTGCTGGGCACGATCGATCAGAAGTGGCAAATCCAAGAGGCGGAGAACGCCTTGAAGGCCGCCGGCAAGCCGGAGCGGGCTTACGGTCACTACAATGTCACGCTTGACGGTACATACAAAACGGCCAGCTTCATGCCGACCGGCTTCTCCGGCGGACAAGGCATCGGCATAACCGTCGATTGCAAAGATCCGGTTCGGGCGATCAAGTTTCTGGACTATCTCGCTTCCGAAGAGGGACAAATTCTGGTAAACTGGGGCGTAGAAGGCGTCACCTACGATGTGATTGACGGCAAGCGCGTGCTGAAGCCCGAAATCGCCGAGTTGAAGAGAAATGACGGCAACACGTACAAGAAGACGACAGGCATTGGCAACTATTTATTGTCCCTGCGTTACGGAGACGGCGTCCAGGATTCCACAGGCAACTATTTCACCCAAAGCTTCCCGGAGGAAGTGCGCAACAACTATACGGACATCGAGAAGGAAATTTTGGCAGCGTACGGCAAGGAGTTCTGGAAGGACTTCTTCCCTGACGAGGAGGAGTTCGAGGTTTCCCCTTGGGGACGCGCCTGGAATTTGAACATTCCGGCCGATTCGGAATACACGGTCATCAAGGCGAAGTTCGACGAGCTGGTCGACAAGCGGATCGCAGAAGCGGTTCTCGCCAAGCCTGAGGAATTCGACGCCATCTACGACGCCATGCTCGACGATTTCGAGCGCATTGACGTACCGAAGATGGAGGCGGAATTTTCCAAGCATCTGAAAGCCAGACTGGATTTGTGGGGCGTAACGAAATAA
- a CDS encoding glycoside hydrolase family 95 protein, whose translation MKADMDSRDQWKLWYSSPASAWEEALPLGNGRLGAMVYGGADKDVIQLNEDTLWSGFPRDTVNYEARRYLRQVRELIREGRHADAERLVQAHMLGSNTESYQPLGTLILHAQGAAPNDYRRELNLNQAVAETRYVQGEQRVHREYWISEPDQVMAVRTQAEGSGTLHLTMCLESPHPHTVRQEGEREIVLSGRGPSHVADKHLGNHPEPVLYEQNLGTEFVIRLHVDAEDGRVAVEADGRITVQAARAVTLYLTAETNFRDYETRPKPGDLAPLRRTQDTIAAARRRGYESLRKRHTEDYRALFDRVRLTLGDRDAALSAMSTDQRLEAYAASPLDADLEALYFHFGRYLLISCSRPGTQPANLQGIWNPHVMPPWNSDYTTNINTEMNYWPAEACGLSECHEPLFRLVEELSATGGRIARIHYGCRGWTAHHNVDLWRAAGPSDGHPKWAFWPLAGAWLCRHLWEHYLYTGDLEFLRGRAYPLMKGAAQFGLDWLVEQEGLLVTSPSTSPENSFLTADGKPCSVTAGATMDAAILRELFRHCIEAATRLDLDPAMREQLASALAKLPAYRIGKHGQLQEWLDDYDEAEPGHRHFSHLYGLYPGSDINDSCPELLAAANTSIERRLAHGGAHTGWSCAWLINLYARLKDAERAHASIQTLLSRSTLPNLFDDHPPFQIDGNFGGTAGIIELLLQSHQDCIELLPALPEAWACGSVSGLRARGGYTIAMEWADRKLVRATVTAKQSGFCRIRYRHPLAATASSGEAVAVQDGGFAVEEGCTYALACID comes from the coding sequence ATGAAGGCGGACATGGACAGTCGCGATCAATGGAAACTGTGGTACAGCTCCCCCGCCTCGGCTTGGGAGGAAGCGCTGCCCTTGGGCAATGGCAGGTTGGGCGCCATGGTGTACGGGGGAGCCGATAAAGATGTGATCCAGCTGAATGAGGACACGCTATGGTCAGGGTTCCCGAGAGATACGGTGAATTATGAGGCAAGAAGGTATTTGCGGCAGGTTAGAGAGTTGATCCGCGAAGGAAGGCATGCGGATGCGGAGCGGCTCGTTCAGGCGCACATGCTGGGCAGCAATACGGAGAGCTATCAGCCGTTAGGCACACTCATCCTGCATGCGCAGGGTGCTGCGCCGAACGATTATCGCCGTGAGTTGAACCTGAACCAAGCTGTTGCCGAGACCCGTTATGTTCAGGGGGAACAACGGGTTCATCGCGAGTATTGGATCAGCGAACCGGATCAGGTAATGGCCGTGCGCACGCAGGCGGAAGGCAGCGGGACGCTTCATCTCACAATGTGCCTGGAATCGCCGCATCCCCACACGGTCCGGCAGGAAGGCGAACGGGAAATCGTCCTGAGCGGAAGGGGCCCGAGCCATGTAGCCGACAAGCATCTCGGCAACCATCCGGAGCCTGTGCTGTACGAGCAAAATCTCGGGACGGAATTTGTAATCCGGCTGCATGTCGATGCGGAAGACGGCCGTGTTGCGGTGGAGGCGGATGGGAGGATCACGGTTCAGGCTGCGCGGGCCGTGACGCTTTATCTTACAGCGGAAACGAACTTTCGCGATTACGAGACCCGTCCGAAGCCTGGTGATCTGGCGCCGCTTCGCCGCACGCAGGATACTATAGCCGCCGCACGCAGGCGCGGATATGAGTCGTTGCGGAAGCGGCATACGGAGGATTATCGCGCATTGTTCGACCGGGTGCGGCTAACGCTCGGGGATAGGGATGCAGCGCTGTCGGCAATGTCAACGGACCAGAGGCTGGAAGCCTATGCCGCATCCCCGCTGGATGCGGACCTGGAGGCGCTCTATTTCCACTTCGGCCGATACCTGCTCATATCCTGTTCCCGTCCGGGGACTCAGCCTGCCAATCTGCAAGGCATCTGGAATCCGCATGTGATGCCGCCCTGGAACAGCGATTATACGACCAATATCAATACGGAAATGAACTATTGGCCGGCTGAGGCATGCGGATTGAGCGAATGCCACGAGCCGCTCTTCCGCCTGGTGGAGGAGCTGAGCGCAACGGGCGGCCGGATTGCGCGCATTCACTACGGCTGCCGCGGTTGGACAGCTCACCATAACGTGGATCTGTGGCGCGCAGCCGGCCCTTCAGACGGCCACCCGAAGTGGGCCTTCTGGCCGCTAGCCGGCGCATGGCTGTGCCGTCATCTGTGGGAGCATTATTTGTATACCGGCGATCTGGAATTTCTGCGCGGGCGGGCATACCCGCTCATGAAGGGCGCCGCCCAGTTCGGGCTCGACTGGCTGGTTGAGCAGGAGGGGCTGCTGGTGACCAGCCCTTCGACCTCGCCGGAGAACAGCTTCCTGACAGCCGATGGAAAGCCGTGCAGCGTCACTGCCGGCGCCACGATGGATGCGGCGATCCTGCGGGAGCTGTTCCGGCATTGCATCGAAGCCGCAACACGGCTGGATCTGGACCCGGCCATGCGGGAGCAGCTGGCGTCTGCGCTGGCGAAGCTGCCTGCCTATCGCATCGGCAAGCATGGACAACTTCAGGAGTGGCTGGATGATTACGACGAAGCGGAGCCTGGACATCGGCACTTCTCGCACCTGTATGGGCTCTACCCTGGCAGTGACATCAATGACAGCTGTCCGGAACTGCTTGCGGCAGCGAACACTTCCATCGAGCGCCGCCTCGCACACGGCGGGGCGCATACCGGCTGGAGCTGCGCATGGCTGATCAACCTGTATGCGCGCTTGAAGGATGCGGAGCGTGCGCATGCTTCCATCCAGACGCTGCTCAGCCGATCCACGCTGCCCAATCTGTTCGACGATCATCCGCCGTTCCAGATCGACGGCAACTTTGGCGGCACCGCCGGCATCATCGAGCTGCTGCTGCAAAGCCATCAGGATTGCATAGAATTGCTGCCGGCCTTGCCCGAGGCGTGGGCTTGCGGCAGTGTGAGCGGTTTGCGGGCGCGCGGCGGTTACACGATTGCCATGGAATGGGCAGACCGCAAGCTCGTCCGGGCGACGGTCACAGCCAAACAGTCGGGCTTCTGCCGCATCCGTTACCGGCATCCGCTCGCAGCAACGGCGTCGAGCGGGGAAGCGGTGGCGGTGCAGGACGGAGGCTTCGCCGTTGAGGAAGGCTGCACCTACGCGCTCGCATGTATAGATTAA
- a CDS encoding ABC transporter permease produces the protein MKANTQAAQPVPGRKAGTNRFWFVFKQQKLLYLMSMPFVAWVIVFQYVPLWGWTIAFQNYKPARSFFEQEWVGLKHFRELLQDERFYLALKNTLAMSVMGLIVGFTVPILFAVLLNELRWKKFKSLTQTISYLPHFVSWVVVAGLVYKMLSLEDGGLNQLLMWLGAIDQPIQFMAKGEWFWGIVVLSDLWKEMGWNSIIFLAAISAVDPHLYEAAKVDGAGRWRQIWHVTLPGIRAVIIVLLILSIGNLISIGFEKQYLLGNHLVVDYAEVLDLYALKYGLQLSRFSFGTAIGIFNSMVALLLVFTANALFKRYSNESVV, from the coding sequence ATGAAAGCGAATACACAAGCGGCGCAGCCCGTTCCCGGACGGAAGGCCGGAACGAATCGGTTCTGGTTCGTCTTCAAGCAGCAGAAGCTGCTGTATCTGATGTCCATGCCTTTCGTCGCATGGGTGATTGTCTTTCAGTATGTCCCCTTGTGGGGGTGGACGATCGCATTCCAGAATTACAAGCCCGCTCGCTCGTTTTTTGAGCAGGAATGGGTAGGGCTGAAGCACTTTCGCGAGCTGCTGCAGGATGAGCGCTTCTACTTGGCGCTTAAGAACACGTTAGCCATGAGCGTGATGGGGCTGATCGTCGGCTTTACCGTTCCCATCCTGTTCGCGGTGCTGTTGAACGAGCTGAGATGGAAGAAATTCAAGAGCTTGACGCAAACGATCTCCTACCTGCCGCATTTCGTATCCTGGGTCGTTGTGGCCGGTCTCGTCTACAAGATGCTTTCCCTGGAGGACGGCGGCTTGAATCAGCTGCTGATGTGGCTCGGCGCAATCGACCAGCCCATCCAATTCATGGCGAAGGGAGAATGGTTCTGGGGCATCGTCGTCCTGTCCGACCTCTGGAAAGAGATGGGATGGAACTCGATCATCTTCCTCGCGGCCATATCTGCAGTCGACCCGCATCTGTACGAAGCGGCCAAGGTGGACGGAGCCGGGAGGTGGAGGCAAATCTGGCACGTGACATTGCCGGGCATCCGCGCGGTTATTATCGTGCTGCTCATTCTCTCCATCGGCAATCTGATATCGATCGGATTTGAGAAGCAGTATTTGCTCGGCAACCATCTGGTGGTCGATTACGCCGAGGTGCTGGATTTGTATGCCTTGAAGTATGGCCTGCAGCTCAGCCGCTTCTCGTTCGGTACGGCCATCGGCATCTTCAATTCCATGGTGGCGCTTCTGCTTGTGTTCACCGCGAACGCCCTGTTCAAGCGCTACAGCAACGAGAGTGTCGTATAG
- a CDS encoding carbohydrate ABC transporter permease, which yields MAQSKPYSRLNVSDRLFDIGNVLFMIVVLIVTLYPFLHVLALSFNDSVDTVRGGITIFPREFTLENYKVILTKDSLLTAFVVSVSRTVVGTILGLIACSMVAYTLSRRDFQARKLVSVILLLTLYVSGGLIPVFLLFRDLGLLNTFWVYVLPGMVGAFYVFVIRSFMDNLPHELQESAKLDGANDFGIYARIILPLCKPVLATIALFLAVGQWNSWFDTYLYNGSSPHLTTLQFELVKILQSTQTSIEQARFNNVAQQAQFVSPDSIKMAITIVTIVPILLVYPFLQRYFVKGLTLGAVKS from the coding sequence GTGGCCCAATCAAAACCTTATTCCCGATTAAATGTGTCCGACCGTCTATTCGATATCGGCAACGTGCTGTTCATGATTGTCGTACTGATCGTGACCCTGTATCCGTTCCTGCATGTGCTGGCCTTGTCGTTCAACGATTCTGTGGATACCGTGCGCGGCGGCATCACGATCTTCCCGCGAGAATTCACGTTGGAGAATTACAAGGTCATTCTGACCAAGGACAGTCTGCTGACGGCCTTCGTTGTATCCGTATCGCGCACTGTCGTCGGCACTATACTCGGCTTGATCGCCTGCTCCATGGTCGCTTACACGTTGAGCCGCAGAGATTTTCAGGCAAGAAAGCTGGTCTCGGTCATCTTGCTGCTGACGTTGTATGTGTCGGGCGGCTTGATCCCGGTATTCCTGCTGTTCCGCGATCTGGGTCTGCTCAATACGTTCTGGGTGTATGTGCTGCCCGGCATGGTCGGCGCGTTCTATGTATTTGTCATTCGCTCCTTTATGGATAATTTGCCCCATGAGCTTCAGGAGTCGGCCAAGCTGGACGGCGCCAATGACTTCGGCATTTATGCGCGCATTATTCTGCCGCTCTGCAAGCCTGTGCTGGCTACGATTGCGCTGTTCCTTGCGGTGGGCCAGTGGAATTCCTGGTTCGATACGTATTTGTACAACGGATCATCGCCGCACTTGACGACGCTGCAGTTCGAGCTGGTCAAGATATTGCAAAGCACGCAAACGAGCATTGAGCAGGCCCGCTTCAACAATGTGGCGCAGCAGGCACAGTTTGTATCGCCGGACTCCATCAAGATGGCGATTACGATTGTCACCATCGTGCCGATTTTGCTCGTGTACCCGTTCCTGCAAAGGTATTTTGTGAAAGGGCTTACCCTCGGCGCTGTCAAGAGCTGA
- a CDS encoding ABC transporter ATP-binding protein has translation MLVASMQGVVKRYGSHVALDYADLAVYEGEILGLLGPNGAGKTTLIQTLTGMVPFEQGRIELFGNAKEPFSHANKEKLGLVTQEITVYDELTAKENLQFFAGVYGLRGSERKKRVEEALAFVGLAEHANKLPTKFSGGMKRRLNIACALTHRPKLLIMDEPTVGIDPQSRNHILESVKKLREQGTTILYTTHYMEEVQEIASRVVIMDQGQMIKEGTVEQLIQSIQHEERVHIDVADETRLPLERLESIAGVKRVSLSGTRITIVSAAGSGNLDRILSLVKEYTGVLGIQSEKPDLEDVFLTLTGKQLRDGGRAE, from the coding sequence ATGCTGGTAGCTTCCATGCAAGGGGTAGTCAAGCGGTACGGCTCCCATGTGGCGCTGGATTACGCGGATCTTGCCGTTTATGAGGGAGAAATACTTGGATTGCTCGGCCCGAACGGCGCGGGGAAAACGACGCTCATTCAGACCTTGACAGGGATGGTTCCCTTCGAACAGGGACGGATCGAGCTGTTTGGCAACGCGAAGGAGCCTTTCTCCCATGCCAACAAAGAGAAGCTGGGCCTGGTTACGCAGGAAATCACCGTATACGATGAGTTGACGGCTAAGGAAAACCTGCAATTTTTTGCCGGGGTATATGGGCTGAGAGGGAGCGAGAGGAAGAAGCGGGTGGAAGAGGCGCTTGCCTTTGTCGGCTTGGCGGAGCACGCGAACAAGCTCCCGACCAAATTTTCCGGCGGGATGAAGCGCAGGCTGAACATCGCTTGTGCGCTTACCCATCGTCCCAAACTGCTGATCATGGATGAGCCGACAGTAGGAATCGACCCGCAGTCGCGCAATCATATTTTGGAATCGGTCAAAAAATTGAGGGAGCAAGGGACGACGATTCTCTATACGACGCACTATATGGAGGAGGTACAGGAGATTGCTTCCAGAGTCGTGATCATGGATCAGGGGCAGATGATTAAGGAAGGCACAGTGGAACAATTGATCCAATCCATCCAGCATGAGGAGCGGGTGCACATCGATGTTGCGGATGAGACCCGCCTCCCGCTGGAACGCCTGGAAAGCATTGCAGGCGTGAAGCGGGTATCGCTCTCCGGAACCCGGATCACCATTGTTTCCGCAGCAGGCTCGGGCAACTTGGACCGTATTTTATCCTTGGTGAAGGAGTACACGGGCGTGCTCGGCATCCAATCGGAGAAGCCTGACCTGGAGGATGTATTCCTCACCTTGACGGGCAAGCAGCTGAGAGACGGGGGGCGAGCGGAATGA